The following coding sequences are from one Geothrix sp. window:
- a CDS encoding ABC transporter ATP-binding protein, with product MILLEARALSCHFGPKVAVRDLDITLAEGELVGLIGPDGAGKTTTFRMFAGLQRPTGGELHRHLGRDGISYVPQTFSLAPDLTVEENLRFQGGLYGLPDLGSRMTRLLESVDLAAFRDRLSGALSGGMKQKLALCAALLTQPRLLLLDEPTTGVDPVSRREFWELIHAVHDQGVAVLFSTPYMDEAEYAHRMLLMNEGRILEEGDLTALRRNLPGLVFRLVSSRRREVQKALVALEPLDLFAEGDILRVRFPGQEPGPLLARLAALPGVEQVRLAEANLEDVFLHALADGGGHG from the coding sequence ATGATCCTGCTGGAGGCCCGCGCGCTCAGCTGCCACTTCGGCCCGAAGGTGGCCGTCCGGGACCTGGACATCACCCTGGCCGAAGGCGAGCTGGTCGGCCTCATCGGGCCCGATGGCGCGGGCAAGACGACCACCTTCCGCATGTTCGCCGGCCTGCAGCGGCCCACGGGCGGGGAACTGCACCGGCACCTGGGCCGGGATGGCATCAGCTATGTCCCCCAGACCTTCAGCCTCGCCCCGGACCTCACCGTCGAGGAGAACCTCCGCTTCCAGGGGGGCCTCTACGGGCTGCCGGACCTGGGCTCACGGATGACCAGGCTGCTCGAATCTGTGGATCTGGCGGCGTTCCGGGACCGGCTGTCGGGGGCCCTGTCCGGCGGAATGAAGCAGAAGCTCGCCCTCTGCGCCGCCCTGCTCACCCAGCCCCGCCTGCTGCTGCTCGACGAGCCCACCACGGGCGTCGATCCCGTCAGCCGCAGGGAGTTCTGGGAACTCATCCATGCGGTCCACGACCAGGGCGTGGCCGTCCTCTTCTCCACGCCCTACATGGACGAGGCTGAGTACGCCCACCGGATGCTGCTGATGAACGAGGGGCGCATCCTGGAGGAGGGCGACCTGACGGCCCTGCGCCGGAACCTGCCGGGCCTGGTGTTCCGGCTGGTGAGTTCCCGCCGGCGCGAGGTGCAGAAGGCCCTCGTCGCCCTTGAACCCCTGGACCTGTTCGCGGAAGGCGACATCCTCCGCGTCCGCTTTCCCGGGCAGGAGCCGGGGCCCCTCCTGGCCCGCCTGGCGGCCCTGCCTGGCGTGGAGCAGGTGCGCCTGGCGGAGGCGAACCTGGAGGATGTCTTCCTGCACGCGCTCGCGGATGGAGGCGGCCATGGCTGA